The genomic region TCGGCAAAGCGTCGCCGATCGGCCTGCTGCTGCTCGTGGTTTTGGTGTTGGTGGTGGCGTTCATCGGCTGGTCCTTCCACCGCCGCTTCTCCCGCTTCAAGCGCCGCCAGGCCTTCGCGGAGGCGCACGGCATCGACCCGTTCGATGAGAAGGCCGTGGATGAGGCCATGGAGAAAGCTGGGTTGAAGGACCAGCGCAAGAAAACCGCGTTCTAGCTGTATAGAATTTTCACCGTGTCTGTCCTTTCCAAGCTGCGTTACCCGCTCTACCCGCTCTACGAGGCGCGCCTGAAGCGCGAGCTGCGCGGCAAAAAGCGCCCGAAGCACATCGCCGTGATGGCCGACGGCAATCGCCGCTGGGCGCGCGAATCCGGCTTCGAGGACATCTCGCACGGCCACCGCGTCGGCGGCGCGAAGATCGGCGAGCTTGTGCGCTGGTCCGCGGAGATGGACGTGGACGTGCTCACCATTTACTTGCTGTCCACGGAGAATCTGCGGCGCACCTCCGAAGAGGTGGAGCTGCTGTTCGACATCATCTCCGAGGTGATCGAAGACCTCGCCACGGAGCACTACACCTGCCGTGTGCGGTTGGTGGGGCATTTGGATTTGCTGCCGGAGGACGTCGCTAAGCGAATGCGCGAGGGGGCGGCCGCCACCGACGAAAAACCCGGCCTAACCGTGAACATCGCCGTGGGCTACGGCGGTCGGCAGGAGATCGTGGACGCGGTGCGATCGCTTATCGACGACAAAGCTCACGCAGGAGTCACCGCCACGGACATGGCCGGCGAAATTACCGTCGACTCCATCTCGGAGCACCTCTACACCTCGGGCCAGCCAGACCCGGACTTGGTCATCCGCACCTCCGGCGAGCAGCGGCTGTCCGGCTTTCTGCTCTGGCAGGCGGCGTACTCGGAGATCTGGTTTACAGACACCTACTGGCCGGCGTTTCGGAAGATCGACTTTTTGCGGGCGCTGCGCGACTACTCGCAGCGCTCCCGCCGCTTTGGCAAGTAGCTAAATCTTGCGCATGCGCACGCGCTGGACGGTGTGGTCGTAGTCCTTGCGCAGCACCAGCGACGCGCGCACACGGGTGGGCAGGATGTTTTCCACCAGGTTGGGCAGGTTGATGGTCTGCCAAATCTCGCGGGCCTCGTAGGCGGCTTGCCTGTCGTCGATGCCGGCGAAGTGCTCGAAGTGGTTGCCTGGCTCCTGGAACGCCGTGTCGCGCAGCTTGAGAAAGCGCTCGATGTACCAGCGCTCAATGTCCTCGGTTTTCGCGTCCACGTAGATGGAAAAGTCGAACAGGTCGGACACCATCAGCGTCGGGCCGGTCTGCAGCACGTTCAACCCCTCCAGGATGAGGATGTCGGGCTGGCGGACCTCAACCCACTCGTCCGGCAGGATGTCGTACGCCTGGTGCGAGTAAATCGGCGCCTTGACCAGTGGTTGGCCGGACTTTACCTCGGTGACGAAGCGCATGAGGTTGCGGCGGTTGTAGGACTCCGGGAAGCCCTTGCGCTGCATGATCCCGCGCTCTTCCAAAACAGCCTTGGGGTGGAGGAACCCGTCCGTGGTGACCAAATCCACCCGCGGGTGCGAATCCCACCGCTGCAAAAGCACCTGCAGCACGCGGGCGGTGGTGGACTTTCCCACAGCCACCGAGCCGGCCAGGCCGATGATGAAGGGCACGTGGCCCGGGTCGCCGCCGATGAAGGTCTCGGTGGCGTTGGTCAGTTTCTGCCGCGCGCGCACCTGCAGATGGATCAGGCGCGACAAGGGCAGGTAAATGTCCTCGACCTCCTGCAGGTCCAGGTTCTCGCCGATGCCGGAGAGCTTTTCCAGCTCCGCCTCGGTGAGCACCTGGGGCATCTTGGCGCGGCGTTTGCGCCAGTCCTCGCGATGGAAGTCGAGGTAGGGCGAGGAATCGGCTCGTGACATAGCCACCATTGTGGCACTCGAGCAAACAAGAGAATGAATCCGCCTTCTGCGCGCGCGGACTTTCCTATACTTCGAGGAGCCGTAACCAACGTAAAACAGAAAGGACCCGGTCGACGTGTCTGAAGACCTCCGTTACCAGGATCTGGCCACCTACGACCCAGAGGTGCACGCCGCCATCGTGGACGAGCTGGCGCGCCAACGAGACACCCTGGAGATGATCGCCTCCGAGAACTTCGTGCCGCGCTCCGTGCTGCAGGCGCAGGGCTCGGTGCTGACCAACAAGTACGCCGAGGGCTACCCGGGTCGGCGCTACTACGGCGGTTGCGAGCATGTCGACGTCATCGAGGACCTCGCCCGCGACCGCGCCAAGGCCGTGTTCGGTGCGCAGTACGCCAACGTGCAGCCGCACTCCGGTGCGCAGGCGAATGCCGCAGTGCTCATGGCGCTGGCCGAGCCGGGCGACACCATCTTGGGCCTGGATCTGGCGCACGGCGGCCACCTCACCCATGGCATGAAGATCAACTTCTCCGGCCGTCTGTACAACGTGGCGGCCTACCAGGTGGAAGAAGACACCCACCTGATTGACATGGAGAAGCTGCGCGAGCAGGCACGCGAGGTCAAGCCGAAGGTGATCATCGCTGGCTGGTCCGCGTACCCGCGCCAGGAGGACTTTGCGGAGTTCCGCTCCATCGCCGACGAGGTCGGGGCCTACCTGTGGGTGGACATGGCTCACTTCGCCGGCCTGGTTGCAGCTGGCCTGCACCCGAACCCGGTGCCGCACGCGCACGTGGTGTCCTCCACGGTGCACAAGACGCTCGGCGGGCCGCGCTCCGGTTTCATCCTCACCAACGATCTGGAGCTGCACAAGAAGCTCAACTCTGCGGTCTTCCCGGGCCAGCAGGGCGGCCCGCTGATGCACGTCGTCGCTGCGAAGGCCACCGCGTTCAAGATCGCGGGTACGCCGGAGTTCAAGGACCGTCAGCAGCGCACCCTCGGCGGCGCGAAGGTGCTGGCGGAGCGTTTGCTTAGCGACGACGCACGCGACGCCGGCATCTCGGTCGTCTCCGGCGGCACGGATGTCCACCTGGTGCTGGTGGACCTGCGTAACTCGCCGATGGACGGCCAGCAGGCGGAGGACCTGCTGCACTCCGTGGGCATCACCGTCAACCGCAACGCCGTGCCGTTCGACCCGCGCCCGCCGAAGGTGACCTCCGGCCTGCGCATCGGCACCTCCGCGCTGGCCACCCGCGGCTTCGGCGAGGAGGATTTCCGCGAGGTCGCCGAGATCATCGCCGAG from Corynebacterium fournieri harbors:
- the coaA gene encoding type I pantothenate kinase, translating into MSRADSSPYLDFHREDWRKRRAKMPQVLTEAELEKLSGIGENLDLQEVEDIYLPLSRLIHLQVRARQKLTNATETFIGGDPGHVPFIIGLAGSVAVGKSTTARVLQVLLQRWDSHPRVDLVTTDGFLHPKAVLEERGIMQRKGFPESYNRRNLMRFVTEVKSGQPLVKAPIYSHQAYDILPDEWVEVRQPDILILEGLNVLQTGPTLMVSDLFDFSIYVDAKTEDIERWYIERFLKLRDTAFQEPGNHFEHFAGIDDRQAAYEAREIWQTINLPNLVENILPTRVRASLVLRKDYDHTVQRVRMRKI
- a CDS encoding isoprenyl transferase; translated protein: MYRIFTVSVLSKLRYPLYPLYEARLKRELRGKKRPKHIAVMADGNRRWARESGFEDISHGHRVGGAKIGELVRWSAEMDVDVLTIYLLSTENLRRTSEEVELLFDIISEVIEDLATEHYTCRVRLVGHLDLLPEDVAKRMREGAAATDEKPGLTVNIAVGYGGRQEIVDAVRSLIDDKAHAGVTATDMAGEITVDSISEHLYTSGQPDPDLVIRTSGEQRLSGFLLWQAAYSEIWFTDTYWPAFRKIDFLRALRDYSQRSRRFGK
- the glyA gene encoding serine hydroxymethyltransferase, translating into MSEDLRYQDLATYDPEVHAAIVDELARQRDTLEMIASENFVPRSVLQAQGSVLTNKYAEGYPGRRYYGGCEHVDVIEDLARDRAKAVFGAQYANVQPHSGAQANAAVLMALAEPGDTILGLDLAHGGHLTHGMKINFSGRLYNVAAYQVEEDTHLIDMEKLREQAREVKPKVIIAGWSAYPRQEDFAEFRSIADEVGAYLWVDMAHFAGLVAAGLHPNPVPHAHVVSSTVHKTLGGPRSGFILTNDLELHKKLNSAVFPGQQGGPLMHVVAAKATAFKIAGTPEFKDRQQRTLGGAKVLAERLLSDDARDAGISVVSGGTDVHLVLVDLRNSPMDGQQAEDLLHSVGITVNRNAVPFDPRPPKVTSGLRIGTSALATRGFGEEDFREVAEIIAETLIKGEGADIEALRGRVEALARKFPLYPDLEDWKML